A stretch of Salvelinus alpinus chromosome 4, SLU_Salpinus.1, whole genome shotgun sequence DNA encodes these proteins:
- the LOC139573055 gene encoding ATP-dependent translocase ABCB1-like isoform X3, producing the protein MGREDGDMPDSLPTIPEEIFAKGYPNLAFHEDTKPQERMTEGQPTVDTERKPKKGLGKKKEPAKAVGFFQLFRYATGCEVLLMIIGLLCAALHGIALPLMCVVFGQMTDSFVQSGQQLNLTANFTVEEISALLNSTDGCIQIPGVDIQALMTRHAYYFIGIGCAVFLLGTFQVMLFLLTATKQTKRIREKYFHAILHQQMSWFDTHQIGVLNVRLTDDINTINEGLGDKICVFVQFFCTFLSGFIIGFIFGWKLTLVILAVSPLLAGSAAVWSKILATLTSKELSAYAKAGAVAEEILVAIRTVVAFNGQKKAVERYENNLEDAKNFGIKKAITTNVAMGFTQFVIFGTYALAFWYGTKLSVDEPENYTIGKTITVFFSVMIGSFSLGQGAPNLEAIAKARGAAYEVYNTIDQPRPIDSSSKEGHKPDCVKGDIEFKNIHFSYPSRKDVKILQGVNLTVPRGKTIALVGASGCGKSTTIQLLQRFYDPDSGEITLDGRDIRTLNVKWLRENMGIVSQEPVLFGTTIAENIRYGREDATDEDIERAVREANAYDFISKLPDKLNTMVGERGAQLSGGQKQRIAIARALVKNPKILLLDEATSALDTQSESVVQAALDKARAGRTTIVIAHRLSTIRTADVIAGFSNGEVVEQGTHRELMAKKGVYYSLVMQQSQGKPEEDEEDPVEEDNPPKYEDLDDVLYDSSDMDELEVVNEEGIENGGFERNSISSGRVEMKPTRRKSKKSKKDKKKEKKPEEAPDIPFTRILALNKPEWPYMLVGTLSSLVGGAVYPCVAIIFAKIIGVFSEVDPEVKRQKTMMFSLLFLLIGGVAFVTYFLKGYMFGKSGELLTMRLRRQVFHAMMRQEIGWFDDNNNAVGVLTTRLATDASLVKGATGSRLGLATNTVCALTIAIVVAFIHSWQLTLLILACVPFLIGANIIQMRATAGHASKDQGALEQSGKISTETVENFKTVVGLTREDVFFHKFMDSLERPYQNGLVKAPIYGLTFAVAQAIPYMVNAAIFRFGSWLIAHCHTEYENVFLVFSVIIFAAMNIGESASFAPDFAKAKAAAGRILGLLEKKPEIDIYSEEGEKPTDFVGDIEFRGIHFAYPTRQNVKVLQGLSVSVGPGQTLALVGESGCGKSTSIQLLERFYSPAEGQVLVDGLDTKSLNLSWLRSQLGLVSQEPILFDCSISENIQYGDNSREVSQDEIEEAAKNANIHDFIMGLPEKYNTRVGDKGTQMSGGQKQRIAIARALVRQPKVLLLDEATSALDTESEKIVQQALDAARQGRTCIVIAHRLSTIQNADQIAVIQYGQVTEQGTHTDLMAKGGAYYALVNAQVTH; encoded by the exons atggggagagaggatggggacaTGCCAGACTCTCTACCAACCATCCCTGAGG AGATATTTGCAAAAGGCTACCCCAACCTGGCCTTCCATGAGGATACGAAGCCTCAGGAGCGGATGACAGAGGGGCAGCCAACTGTTGACACGGAGCGCAAGCCAAAGAAGGGCCTCGG GAAGAAAAAAGAACCAGCAAAAGCAGTGGGATTTTTCCAGTTG TTCCGCTATGCTACTGGGTGTGAGGTGCTCCTAATGATAATCGGCCTGCTATGTGCTGCTCTCCACGGGATAGCCCTGCCCCTTATGTGTGTTGTGTTTGGACAGATGACCGACAGCTTTGTACAAAGTGGACAGCAGCTCAACCTTACAG CCAATTTCACTGTGGAGGAGATCAGCGCTTTATTGAACTCAACTGACGGATGTATTCAAATTCCTGGAGTGGATATACAGGCTCTAATGACTCG ACATGCCTATTACTTCATCGGGATCGGTTGTGCTGTGTTCCTGCTGGGGACCTTTCAGGTGATGTTGTTCTTGCTGACAgccaccaaacagaccaaacggATCCGGGAGAAATACTTCCATGCCATCCTCCACCAACAGATGTCCTGGTTTGATACACACCAGATAGGAGTTCTCAACGTCAGGTTGACAGA TGACATCAACACAATCAACGAAGGCCTTGGAGACAAGATCTGTGTGTTCGTGCAGTTCTTCTGCACCTTCTTGTCAGGGTTCATCATTGGTTTCATCTTCGGCTGGAAGCTGACACTCGTCATCCTGGCCGTCAGTCCTCTCCTGGCAGGATCAGCTGCCGTCTGGTCCAAA ATACTTGCCACCCTGACCAGTAAGGAGCTGTCTGCCTATGCCAAAGCAGGGGCGGTAGCTGAAGAGATACTGGTGGCTATCAGGACAGTTGTGGCTTTCAATGGGCAGAAGAAAGCTGTGGAAAG GTATGAAAACAACTTGGAGGATGCTAAGAACTTTGGAATAAAGAAGGCCATCACCACTAACGTGGCCATGGGCTTCACCCAGTTTGTCATATTTGGGACGTACGCCTTGGCTTTCTGGTACGGGACCAAGCTCTCTGTAGACGAGCCTGAAAACTACACCATTGGAAAAACCATTACA GTCTTCTTCTCAGTGATGATTGGGTCGTTCTCTTTGGGCCAGGGTGCGCCTAACTTGGAAGCCATCGCCAAAGCCCGGGGTGCTGCCTATGAAGTCTACAATACCATTGACCAG CCGCGGCCCATAGACAGCAGTTCAAAGGAAGGTCACAAACCAGACTGTGTGAAAGGAGACATTGAATTCAAGAACATCCACTTCAGCTACCCCTCCAGGAAAGATGTCAAA ATTCTTCAGGGAGTGAATCTGACAGTGCCTCGTGGGAAGACCATAGCTCTGGTTGGAGCCAGTGGATGTGGGAAGAGCACCACCATTCAGCTGCTGCAGCGCTTTTATGATCCAGACTCAGGAGAG ATTACCCTGGATGGTCGGGACATCCGGACCCTGAATGTGAAGTGGCTGAGGGAGAATATGGGTATCGTCAGTCAGGAACCTGTGCTATTCGGAACAACCATCGCAGAAAACATCCGCTATGGCAGAGAGGATGCCACAGATGAGGACATCGAACGGGCCGTGAGAGAGGCCAACGCATACGACTTCATCTCCAAACTCCCCGAT AAGCTGAACACCATGGTGGGGGAGCGGGGAGCCCAGCTCAGTGGAGGACAGAAGCAGAGGATAGCTATAgcccgggccctggtcaaaaacccGAAGATCCTCCTGCTGGACGAGGCCACATCCGCCCTGGACACCCAGAGTGAGTCGGTTGTCCAGGCCGCTCTGGATAAG GCCAGGGCAGGCCGCACCACGATAGTGATCGCCCACCGCCTGTCCACCATCAGAACAGCTGACGTGATCGCTGGCTTCAGCAACGGAGAGGTGGTGGAGCAGGGAACACACAGGGAACTCATGGCCAAGAAGGGGGTCTACTACTCTCTGGTCATGCAGCAG AGTCAAGGGAAGccagaggaagatgaagaggacCCTGTGGAAGAGGATAACCCTCCTAAATATGAGGATCTAGATGATGTCCTATATGACTCATCTGACATGGATGAGCTGGAAGTGGTAAACGAGGAAGGAATAGAAAACGGCGGCTTTGAAAGGAACTCAATCAGCAGTGGCCGTGTGGAAATGAAACCGACCAGGAGGAAATCTAAGAAGTCCAAGAAAGACAAGAAG AAGGAAAAGAAACCAGAGGAAGCTCCAGACATCCCCTTCACCAGAATCCTGGCCTTGAACAAGCCCGAGTGGCCGTACATGTTGGTAGGAACCCTGTCTAGCTTGGTGGGGGGAGCCGTTTATCCCTGTGTCGCCATCATCTTCGCCAAGATCATTGGA GTGTTTTCCGAGGTTGACCCGGAAGTCAAACGACAGAAAACCATGATGTTTTCCCTGCTCTTCCTTCTCATCGGAGGAGTGGCTTTTGTCACCTACTTCCTAAAG GGTTACATGTTTGGAAAATCAGGAGAGCTTCTTACCATGAGGCTGAGGAGGCAGGTATTCCATGCCATGATGAGACAG GAGATTGGATGGTTTGATGACAACAACAATGCAGTGGGAGTTCTAACCACCAGATTGGCCACAGATGCATCTCTGGTTAAAGGG GCGACTGGGTCTAGGTTGGGTCTGGCCACCAACACAGTCTGTGCTCTCACCATCGCCATTGTGGTGGCCTTCATCCACAGCTGGCAGCTCACCCTCCTCATCCTCGCCTGTGTGCCCTTCCTCATTGGAGCCAACATCATTCAGATGAGGGCCACGGCAGGCCACGCCTCCAAAGACCAGGGTGCCCTGGAGCAGTCTGGGAAG ATATCTACTGAGACCGTTGAAAACTTCAAGACAGTAGTTGGATTGACACGGGAGGACGTCTTCTTTCACAAGTTCATGGACAGTCTAGAAAGACCATACCA GAACGGTTTGGTGAAGGCTCCCATCTACGGACTAACATTTGCCGTTGCCCAAGCAATCCCTTACATGGTCAATGCTGCAATCTTCCGCTTTGGGTCCTGGCTTATTGCTCACTGTCACACAGAATATGAAAATGTTTTCCT TGTGTTTTCTGTCATCATATTTGCTGCCATGAACATAGGAGAATCAGCATCTTTTGCTCCTGACTTTGCCAAAGCGAAAGCAGCTGCAGGGAGAATTCTTGGCTTGTTGGAGAAGAAACCAGAGATTGACATTtacagtgaggagggagagaagcca ACGGACTTTGTCGGGGACATTGAGTTCCGAGGGATCCACTTTGCGTACCCGACCCGTCAGAACGTGAAGGTTCTCCAGGGGTTGAGCGTGTCAGTGGGGCCTGGTCAGACCCTGGCCCTGGTCGGGGAGAGTGGCTGTGGGAAAAGCACCTCCATACAACTACTGGAGCGCTTCTATAGCCCTGCTGAAGGACAAGTG TTAGTGGATGGGTTGGATACTAAGTCCCTGAACCTGTCGTGGCTGAGGTCTCAGCTGGGCCTGGTGTCCCAGGAGCCCATCCTGTTCGACTGCAGCATCTCAGAGAACATCCAGTACGGGGACAACAGCAGAGAGGTCTCCCAGGATGAGATAGAGGAGGCAGCCAAGAACGCCAACATCCATGACTTCATCATGGGCCTGCCAGAG AAATACAATACCAGGGTTGGGGACAAGGGGACGCAGATGTctggaggtcagaaacagaggaTAGCCATCGCCAGAGCACTGGTCAGGCAGCCTAAAGTACTGCTGCTGGATGAAGCCACTTCCGCCCTGGACACAGAGAGTGAGAAG atTGTCCAACAGGCCTTAGACGCCGCCCGGCAGGGCCGCACCTGCATCGTGATCGCCCACCGCCTGTCTACCATCCAGAACGCAGACCAGATAGCGGTAATTCAGTATGGTCAGGTGACAGAGCAGGGTACACATACTGACCTCATGGCTAAAGGGGGGGCTTACTATGCCCTGGTCAACGCACAGGTCACCCACTAA
- the LOC139573055 gene encoding ATP-dependent translocase ABCB1-like isoform X4 encodes MGREDGDMPDSLPTIPEGYPNLAFHEDTKPQERMTEGQPTVDTERKPKKGLGRKKKEPAKAVGFFQLFRYATGCEVLLMIIGLLCAALHGIALPLMCVVFGQMTDSFVQSGQQLNLTANFTVEEISALLNSTDGCIQIPGVDIQALMTRHAYYFIGIGCAVFLLGTFQVMLFLLTATKQTKRIREKYFHAILHQQMSWFDTHQIGVLNVRLTDDINTINEGLGDKICVFVQFFCTFLSGFIIGFIFGWKLTLVILAVSPLLAGSAAVWSKILATLTSKELSAYAKAGAVAEEILVAIRTVVAFNGQKKAVERYENNLEDAKNFGIKKAITTNVAMGFTQFVIFGTYALAFWYGTKLSVDEPENYTIGKTITVFFSVMIGSFSLGQGAPNLEAIAKARGAAYEVYNTIDQPRPIDSSSKEGHKPDCVKGDIEFKNIHFSYPSRKDVKILQGVNLTVPRGKTIALVGASGCGKSTTIQLLQRFYDPDSGEITLDGRDIRTLNVKWLRENMGIVSQEPVLFGTTIAENIRYGREDATDEDIERAVREANAYDFISKLPDKLNTMVGERGAQLSGGQKQRIAIARALVKNPKILLLDEATSALDTQSESVVQAALDKARAGRTTIVIAHRLSTIRTADVIAGFSNGEVVEQGTHRELMAKKGVYYSLVMQQSQGKPEEDEEDPVEEDNPPKYEDLDDVLYDSSDMDELEVVNEEGIENGGFERNSISSGRVEMKPTRRKSKKSKKDKKKEKKPEEAPDIPFTRILALNKPEWPYMLVGTLSSLVGGAVYPCVAIIFAKIIGVFSEVDPEVKRQKTMMFSLLFLLIGGVAFVTYFLKGYMFGKSGELLTMRLRRQVFHAMMRQEIGWFDDNNNAVGVLTTRLATDASLVKGATGSRLGLATNTVCALTIAIVVAFIHSWQLTLLILACVPFLIGANIIQMRATAGHASKDQGALEQSGKISTETVENFKTVVGLTREDVFFHKFMDSLERPYQNGLVKAPIYGLTFAVAQAIPYMVNAAIFRFGSWLIAHCHTEYENVFLVFSVIIFAAMNIGESASFAPDFAKAKAAAGRILGLLEKKPEIDIYSEEGEKPTDFVGDIEFRGIHFAYPTRQNVKVLQGLSVSVGPGQTLALVGESGCGKSTSIQLLERFYSPAEGQVLVDGLDTKSLNLSWLRSQLGLVSQEPILFDCSISENIQYGDNSREVSQDEIEEAAKNANIHDFIMGLPEKYNTRVGDKGTQMSGGQKQRIAIARALVRQPKVLLLDEATSALDTESEKIVQQALDAARQGRTCIVIAHRLSTIQNADQIAVIQYGQVTEQGTHTDLMAKGGAYYALVNAQVTH; translated from the exons atggggagagaggatggggacaTGCCAGACTCTCTACCAACCATCCCTGAGG GCTACCCCAACCTGGCCTTCCATGAGGATACGAAGCCTCAGGAGCGGATGACAGAGGGGCAGCCAACTGTTGACACGGAGCGCAAGCCAAAGAAGGGCCTCGG AAGGAAGAAAAAAGAACCAGCAAAAGCAGTGGGATTTTTCCAGTTG TTCCGCTATGCTACTGGGTGTGAGGTGCTCCTAATGATAATCGGCCTGCTATGTGCTGCTCTCCACGGGATAGCCCTGCCCCTTATGTGTGTTGTGTTTGGACAGATGACCGACAGCTTTGTACAAAGTGGACAGCAGCTCAACCTTACAG CCAATTTCACTGTGGAGGAGATCAGCGCTTTATTGAACTCAACTGACGGATGTATTCAAATTCCTGGAGTGGATATACAGGCTCTAATGACTCG ACATGCCTATTACTTCATCGGGATCGGTTGTGCTGTGTTCCTGCTGGGGACCTTTCAGGTGATGTTGTTCTTGCTGACAgccaccaaacagaccaaacggATCCGGGAGAAATACTTCCATGCCATCCTCCACCAACAGATGTCCTGGTTTGATACACACCAGATAGGAGTTCTCAACGTCAGGTTGACAGA TGACATCAACACAATCAACGAAGGCCTTGGAGACAAGATCTGTGTGTTCGTGCAGTTCTTCTGCACCTTCTTGTCAGGGTTCATCATTGGTTTCATCTTCGGCTGGAAGCTGACACTCGTCATCCTGGCCGTCAGTCCTCTCCTGGCAGGATCAGCTGCCGTCTGGTCCAAA ATACTTGCCACCCTGACCAGTAAGGAGCTGTCTGCCTATGCCAAAGCAGGGGCGGTAGCTGAAGAGATACTGGTGGCTATCAGGACAGTTGTGGCTTTCAATGGGCAGAAGAAAGCTGTGGAAAG GTATGAAAACAACTTGGAGGATGCTAAGAACTTTGGAATAAAGAAGGCCATCACCACTAACGTGGCCATGGGCTTCACCCAGTTTGTCATATTTGGGACGTACGCCTTGGCTTTCTGGTACGGGACCAAGCTCTCTGTAGACGAGCCTGAAAACTACACCATTGGAAAAACCATTACA GTCTTCTTCTCAGTGATGATTGGGTCGTTCTCTTTGGGCCAGGGTGCGCCTAACTTGGAAGCCATCGCCAAAGCCCGGGGTGCTGCCTATGAAGTCTACAATACCATTGACCAG CCGCGGCCCATAGACAGCAGTTCAAAGGAAGGTCACAAACCAGACTGTGTGAAAGGAGACATTGAATTCAAGAACATCCACTTCAGCTACCCCTCCAGGAAAGATGTCAAA ATTCTTCAGGGAGTGAATCTGACAGTGCCTCGTGGGAAGACCATAGCTCTGGTTGGAGCCAGTGGATGTGGGAAGAGCACCACCATTCAGCTGCTGCAGCGCTTTTATGATCCAGACTCAGGAGAG ATTACCCTGGATGGTCGGGACATCCGGACCCTGAATGTGAAGTGGCTGAGGGAGAATATGGGTATCGTCAGTCAGGAACCTGTGCTATTCGGAACAACCATCGCAGAAAACATCCGCTATGGCAGAGAGGATGCCACAGATGAGGACATCGAACGGGCCGTGAGAGAGGCCAACGCATACGACTTCATCTCCAAACTCCCCGAT AAGCTGAACACCATGGTGGGGGAGCGGGGAGCCCAGCTCAGTGGAGGACAGAAGCAGAGGATAGCTATAgcccgggccctggtcaaaaacccGAAGATCCTCCTGCTGGACGAGGCCACATCCGCCCTGGACACCCAGAGTGAGTCGGTTGTCCAGGCCGCTCTGGATAAG GCCAGGGCAGGCCGCACCACGATAGTGATCGCCCACCGCCTGTCCACCATCAGAACAGCTGACGTGATCGCTGGCTTCAGCAACGGAGAGGTGGTGGAGCAGGGAACACACAGGGAACTCATGGCCAAGAAGGGGGTCTACTACTCTCTGGTCATGCAGCAG AGTCAAGGGAAGccagaggaagatgaagaggacCCTGTGGAAGAGGATAACCCTCCTAAATATGAGGATCTAGATGATGTCCTATATGACTCATCTGACATGGATGAGCTGGAAGTGGTAAACGAGGAAGGAATAGAAAACGGCGGCTTTGAAAGGAACTCAATCAGCAGTGGCCGTGTGGAAATGAAACCGACCAGGAGGAAATCTAAGAAGTCCAAGAAAGACAAGAAG AAGGAAAAGAAACCAGAGGAAGCTCCAGACATCCCCTTCACCAGAATCCTGGCCTTGAACAAGCCCGAGTGGCCGTACATGTTGGTAGGAACCCTGTCTAGCTTGGTGGGGGGAGCCGTTTATCCCTGTGTCGCCATCATCTTCGCCAAGATCATTGGA GTGTTTTCCGAGGTTGACCCGGAAGTCAAACGACAGAAAACCATGATGTTTTCCCTGCTCTTCCTTCTCATCGGAGGAGTGGCTTTTGTCACCTACTTCCTAAAG GGTTACATGTTTGGAAAATCAGGAGAGCTTCTTACCATGAGGCTGAGGAGGCAGGTATTCCATGCCATGATGAGACAG GAGATTGGATGGTTTGATGACAACAACAATGCAGTGGGAGTTCTAACCACCAGATTGGCCACAGATGCATCTCTGGTTAAAGGG GCGACTGGGTCTAGGTTGGGTCTGGCCACCAACACAGTCTGTGCTCTCACCATCGCCATTGTGGTGGCCTTCATCCACAGCTGGCAGCTCACCCTCCTCATCCTCGCCTGTGTGCCCTTCCTCATTGGAGCCAACATCATTCAGATGAGGGCCACGGCAGGCCACGCCTCCAAAGACCAGGGTGCCCTGGAGCAGTCTGGGAAG ATATCTACTGAGACCGTTGAAAACTTCAAGACAGTAGTTGGATTGACACGGGAGGACGTCTTCTTTCACAAGTTCATGGACAGTCTAGAAAGACCATACCA GAACGGTTTGGTGAAGGCTCCCATCTACGGACTAACATTTGCCGTTGCCCAAGCAATCCCTTACATGGTCAATGCTGCAATCTTCCGCTTTGGGTCCTGGCTTATTGCTCACTGTCACACAGAATATGAAAATGTTTTCCT TGTGTTTTCTGTCATCATATTTGCTGCCATGAACATAGGAGAATCAGCATCTTTTGCTCCTGACTTTGCCAAAGCGAAAGCAGCTGCAGGGAGAATTCTTGGCTTGTTGGAGAAGAAACCAGAGATTGACATTtacagtgaggagggagagaagcca ACGGACTTTGTCGGGGACATTGAGTTCCGAGGGATCCACTTTGCGTACCCGACCCGTCAGAACGTGAAGGTTCTCCAGGGGTTGAGCGTGTCAGTGGGGCCTGGTCAGACCCTGGCCCTGGTCGGGGAGAGTGGCTGTGGGAAAAGCACCTCCATACAACTACTGGAGCGCTTCTATAGCCCTGCTGAAGGACAAGTG TTAGTGGATGGGTTGGATACTAAGTCCCTGAACCTGTCGTGGCTGAGGTCTCAGCTGGGCCTGGTGTCCCAGGAGCCCATCCTGTTCGACTGCAGCATCTCAGAGAACATCCAGTACGGGGACAACAGCAGAGAGGTCTCCCAGGATGAGATAGAGGAGGCAGCCAAGAACGCCAACATCCATGACTTCATCATGGGCCTGCCAGAG AAATACAATACCAGGGTTGGGGACAAGGGGACGCAGATGTctggaggtcagaaacagaggaTAGCCATCGCCAGAGCACTGGTCAGGCAGCCTAAAGTACTGCTGCTGGATGAAGCCACTTCCGCCCTGGACACAGAGAGTGAGAAG atTGTCCAACAGGCCTTAGACGCCGCCCGGCAGGGCCGCACCTGCATCGTGATCGCCCACCGCCTGTCTACCATCCAGAACGCAGACCAGATAGCGGTAATTCAGTATGGTCAGGTGACAGAGCAGGGTACACATACTGACCTCATGGCTAAAGGGGGGGCTTACTATGCCCTGGTCAACGCACAGGTCACCCACTAA